Proteins encoded by one window of Actinocorallia herbida:
- a CDS encoding response regulator transcription factor, translated as MGTMDDGREPVRVLVVHADARTRADLVDRFTIPDETVVVGDTPADPLPHVLRLRPDVVVLDDPAFAPALDKRCRVLVLGADLPEKGEPMDLIRAVRAAAKAGLGLSARESEVMDLIASGRSNGEIARELYLSEKTIKNHVNRIYAKLGVPNRAVAIALWRGVLAERAIG; from the coding sequence ATGGGCACGATGGATGACGGGCGCGAACCCGTCAGGGTCCTTGTGGTGCACGCGGACGCCCGGACACGGGCCGACCTCGTGGACCGCTTCACCATCCCCGACGAGACCGTGGTGGTCGGCGACACCCCCGCCGACCCCCTTCCGCATGTCCTGCGGCTGCGGCCCGACGTCGTGGTCCTGGACGACCCGGCGTTCGCGCCCGCGCTCGACAAGCGGTGCCGGGTGCTCGTCCTCGGCGCCGACCTGCCCGAGAAGGGCGAGCCCATGGACCTCATCCGGGCGGTGCGGGCCGCCGCCAAGGCGGGGCTCGGCCTTTCGGCCCGCGAATCCGAGGTCATGGACCTCATCGCGTCCGGCCGCTCCAACGGCGAGATCGCCCGTGAGCTGTATCTCAGCGAGAAGACCATCAAGAACCACGTGAACCGGATCTACGCCAAGCTCGGCGTGCCGAACCGGGCCGTGGCGATCGCGCTGTGGCGCGGCGTGCTCGCGGAACGCGCCATCGGCTAG
- a CDS encoding MFS transporter — MPNVPVPVPSVESAAPPVRRLSRTVWVFASVAVLAYIAAVLHRTSFGVASLEASERFGISAGVLSSFTVLQVLVYASLQIPVGILLDRYGPRIMIAAGALLMAAGQVMLALAPNVATAVGARVLVGAGDAATFISVLGLVNGWFPPRHAPLATQLIATLGQIGQVLSAIPLVALLHGPGWQAAFGSVAAVGVLVGILALLVLRDPPHLTAARAPDAPSERLLASLAAAWRRPGTRLGVWTHFTTQVAGNAFVLMWGYPYLVTAQGLSPETAGALLTVFVIATMVAGPVLGRVLGPRPHLRTRTAVGIVLVLAACWTAVLLWPGHAPFWLLVLLIVTTSVGGPASMIGMDHARDHNPPASHGVAAGIVNGGGFFAAMLAILAMGLILDFASPSGAFTPESFRLAWLALYPLWLIGLLQITRTSRFAQLPPPR, encoded by the coding sequence GTGCCAAATGTTCCGGTCCCCGTCCCGTCCGTCGAGTCCGCCGCGCCCCCCGTCCGGCGGCTCTCCAGGACGGTCTGGGTCTTCGCGTCCGTGGCGGTGCTCGCCTACATCGCGGCGGTGCTGCACCGGACGTCCTTCGGGGTCGCGAGCCTTGAGGCGTCCGAGCGCTTCGGCATCTCCGCGGGCGTCCTGTCGTCGTTCACCGTCCTCCAGGTGCTCGTCTACGCGTCGCTCCAGATCCCGGTCGGCATCCTGCTGGACAGGTACGGCCCCCGGATCATGATCGCCGCCGGGGCGCTGCTGATGGCCGCGGGACAGGTCATGCTCGCCCTCGCGCCGAACGTCGCGACGGCCGTCGGGGCACGGGTGCTCGTCGGCGCGGGCGACGCGGCCACCTTCATCAGCGTGCTCGGCCTGGTCAACGGCTGGTTCCCGCCCCGGCACGCCCCGCTGGCCACCCAGCTCATCGCCACGCTCGGCCAGATCGGCCAGGTCCTCAGCGCGATCCCCCTCGTCGCGCTCCTGCACGGACCCGGCTGGCAGGCGGCCTTCGGCTCGGTCGCGGCGGTCGGCGTCCTCGTCGGGATCCTCGCCCTCCTCGTCCTCAGGGACCCGCCGCACCTCACCGCGGCCCGGGCCCCGGACGCACCCTCCGAGCGCCTCCTGGCGTCCCTGGCGGCCGCCTGGCGGCGTCCAGGGACGCGGCTCGGCGTCTGGACGCACTTCACCACCCAGGTCGCCGGCAACGCGTTCGTCCTCATGTGGGGCTACCCCTACCTCGTCACCGCGCAGGGCCTCTCCCCCGAGACGGCCGGGGCCCTCCTCACCGTCTTCGTCATCGCGACGATGGTCGCCGGGCCCGTCCTCGGCCGCGTCCTCGGGCCCCGCCCCCACCTGCGCACCCGGACCGCCGTCGGGATCGTCCTCGTCCTCGCCGCCTGCTGGACCGCCGTCCTCCTGTGGCCGGGCCACGCCCCGTTCTGGCTGCTCGTCCTGCTCATCGTCACGACGTCCGTCGGCGGCCCGGCCAGCATGATCGGCATGGACCACGCCCGCGACCACAACCCGCCGGCCAGCCACGGCGTCGCCGCCGGCATCGTCAACGGCGGTGGCTTCTTCGCCGCCATGCTCGCCATCCTCGCGATGGGGCTCATCCTCGACTTCGCCAGCCCCTCGGGCGCCTTCACCCCCGAGTCCTTCCGCCTGGCCTGGCTCGCCCTCTACCCCCTCTGGCTCATCGGCCTCCTCCAGATCACCCGCACCTCCCGATTCGCACAACTCCCCCCACCCCGGTAG
- a CDS encoding sensor histidine kinase, which produces MIFSLLAVPVSALIVLWAVMLSTTLQDSLRLLQARDYLSMVVEPVRDLTISLQAERRMSMAYLGADPMVGLTGLQAQRLITDRAVDVVKGHAASSGYAGATNELTRIRTKRVLDRLANLAALRDAVEGGRDVSPPDLLRQYTELIVAANLIYDAAETGDAEINRDTRVQVSLADAFELLNYEDALLAGVVDSGAHREEVHAEFVKAVGAQRARYAELIRQMNTQDALKLERLHGTAHYKEFAALEDALVADRGTAAAPTVDAGAWHTAVERWRNDLTVYAAETQDALAVRAVNWAKGVIFRLVFTAGVGLIAIIGAIAVGLRLARRLIAENRRMVEELETFTHERLPKIPALVQEGVEIDLDADVKADDYTITEIARVFEAFDSSRRAVVAAAVSEAAARRGLGAVFVNLARREQVLLRRLLKMLDAMERKAKSPDDLNDLFAIDHLVTRMRRHAEGLIILAGQSAGRTWRRPVPLVDVVRGSVAEVEDYTRVKISASLPQTALNGTVAADVIHLLAELVENAVMYSPPEMQVEVTAQLVAHGLAVEVEDRGLGLEEAKIASFNRTLAEAPDFDLFDSARLGMFVIARLARKHDIRVQLRPSPYGGVTAIAIIPGSLLAEAGAAEPEAEAPEPQAEEPRPRVRMEPAVVRPPAQEGELPKRVRQRSLAPQLRARDGEAGQPPEAAEPQPAPLAAPTARPPEEARNVLSAMQQGWQRGRAEVQSREEGREERER; this is translated from the coding sequence ATGATCTTCTCATTGCTCGCGGTGCCGGTGTCCGCGCTGATCGTCCTCTGGGCCGTGATGCTGTCGACGACGCTCCAGGACAGCCTTCGGCTCCTCCAGGCGCGCGACTACCTGTCGATGGTCGTCGAGCCCGTGCGGGACCTGACGATCTCGCTCCAGGCCGAGCGCCGCATGTCGATGGCCTACCTCGGCGCCGACCCCATGGTCGGGCTCACCGGCCTCCAGGCGCAGCGCCTCATCACCGACCGCGCGGTCGACGTCGTCAAGGGGCACGCCGCGTCGTCCGGGTACGCGGGGGCGACCAACGAGCTGACCAGGATCCGGACCAAGCGGGTGCTGGACCGCCTGGCGAACCTCGCCGCGCTCCGCGACGCGGTCGAAGGCGGCCGCGACGTCAGCCCGCCCGACCTGCTGCGCCAGTACACCGAGCTGATCGTCGCCGCGAACCTCATCTACGACGCCGCCGAGACCGGCGACGCCGAGATCAACCGCGACACCCGGGTCCAGGTCAGCCTCGCCGACGCCTTCGAACTCCTCAACTACGAGGACGCGCTCCTCGCGGGTGTCGTGGACTCGGGCGCGCACCGGGAGGAGGTGCACGCGGAGTTCGTCAAGGCCGTCGGCGCCCAGCGCGCGCGCTACGCCGAGCTGATCCGGCAGATGAACACGCAGGACGCGCTCAAACTCGAACGCCTCCACGGCACCGCCCACTACAAGGAGTTCGCCGCGCTCGAGGACGCCCTCGTCGCCGACCGGGGCACCGCGGCCGCGCCGACCGTCGACGCGGGCGCCTGGCACACCGCGGTCGAACGCTGGCGCAACGATCTGACGGTCTACGCGGCCGAGACCCAGGACGCCCTCGCCGTCCGGGCGGTCAACTGGGCCAAGGGCGTCATCTTCCGGCTCGTGTTCACCGCGGGCGTCGGCCTCATCGCGATCATCGGGGCCATCGCCGTCGGCCTCCGGCTGGCGCGGCGGCTCATCGCCGAGAACCGGCGCATGGTCGAGGAGCTGGAGACGTTCACCCACGAGCGGCTCCCGAAGATCCCCGCGCTCGTCCAGGAGGGCGTCGAGATCGACCTCGACGCCGACGTGAAGGCCGACGACTACACGATCACCGAGATCGCCCGGGTCTTCGAGGCCTTCGACAGTTCCCGCCGCGCGGTCGTCGCCGCGGCCGTCAGCGAGGCGGCCGCCCGGCGCGGGCTGGGCGCGGTGTTCGTCAACCTCGCGCGGCGCGAGCAGGTGCTGCTCCGCCGCCTGCTGAAGATGCTCGACGCGATGGAGCGCAAGGCCAAGTCGCCCGACGACCTCAACGACCTGTTCGCCATCGACCACCTGGTCACCCGGATGCGGCGGCACGCCGAGGGCCTGATCATCCTCGCCGGCCAGTCCGCCGGACGGACCTGGCGGCGGCCCGTCCCGCTCGTCGACGTCGTGCGCGGCTCCGTCGCCGAGGTCGAGGACTACACCCGCGTCAAGATCTCCGCCTCCCTGCCGCAGACCGCGCTCAACGGCACCGTCGCCGCCGACGTCATCCACCTGCTCGCCGAGCTGGTCGAGAACGCCGTCATGTACTCGCCGCCGGAGATGCAGGTCGAGGTCACCGCCCAGCTCGTCGCGCACGGCCTGGCGGTGGAGGTCGAGGACCGCGGCCTCGGCCTGGAGGAGGCCAAGATCGCCTCCTTCAACAGGACCCTCGCCGAGGCGCCCGACTTCGACCTGTTCGACAGCGCGCGGCTCGGCATGTTCGTCATCGCCAGGCTGGCCCGCAAGCACGACATCAGGGTGCAGCTCAGGCCGTCGCCCTACGGCGGGGTCACCGCCATCGCCATCATCCCCGGCTCCCTGCTCGCGGAGGCGGGCGCGGCGGAGCCGGAGGCGGAGGCGCCCGAGCCGCAGGCGGAGGAGCCGCGGCCGAGGGTGCGGATGGAGCCCGCCGTCGTCAGGCCGCCCGCGCAGGAGGGCGAACTGCCCAAGCGTGTGCGCCAGCGCAGCCTCGCGCCGCAGCTGCGCGCGCGCGACGGCGAAGCCGGGCAGCCGCCGGAAGCCGCCGAGCCGCAGCCCGCGCCCCTCGCGGCGCCCACGGCGCGGCCGCCGGAAGAGGCACGCAACGTCCTGTCCGCGATGCAGCAGGGCTGGCAGCGCGGGCGGGCCGAAGTTCAATCGCGTGAGGAAGGACGGGAAGAACGTGAGCGCTGA
- a CDS encoding roadblock/LC7 domain-containing protein, whose amino-acid sequence MSADTPQGDLNWLLNAMLDRVVEARHVVVLSGDGLRIASSRGLLRDDAEHLSAVASGFQSLARGTAEHFAAGNVRQTIVEMDGGFLFVTAAGHGACLALLAEEGADVGVIAYEMALLVSRVGEHLSAQARVPGGR is encoded by the coding sequence GTGAGCGCTGACACACCCCAGGGGGATCTCAACTGGCTCCTCAACGCGATGCTCGATCGCGTCGTGGAGGCGCGGCACGTCGTGGTGCTGAGCGGGGACGGGCTGCGCATCGCGTCATCGCGGGGGCTGCTGCGCGACGACGCCGAGCATCTGTCGGCCGTCGCGTCGGGGTTCCAGAGCCTCGCGCGGGGCACCGCCGAGCACTTCGCGGCGGGCAACGTCAGGCAGACCATCGTGGAGATGGACGGGGGGTTCCTGTTCGTCACGGCGGCGGGGCACGGCGCCTGCCTCGCCCTCCTCGCCGAGGAGGGCGCCGACGTGGGCGTCATCGCCTATGAGATGGCGCTCCTGGTCAGCAGGGTCGGCGAGCACCTGTCCGCGCAGGCGCGGGTGCCGGGCGGCCGCTGA
- a CDS encoding HupE/UreJ family protein produces the protein MRWFFALLFAVLLGGAPASAHDATTEAHVRVTGSGADATAVFELEYDLLMKSAWLYAESYEATEKDEQLRQLALNRDAVFEYVSERFAVAYDDARCAASQAGDADLVTRGEKAFAKLTLAYDCADAPGGRHAISSALFPELENFVHSTKTLVTYDLDGVASSAILTETDPTVHIGAEKTEAHVGEFFRLGIEHLLLGLDHLCFLFALLLGARRLRDIVYTATAFTAAHSITFLLAALGYVTAPASVVEPVIAASIAIVAVADLLGRGEDRLGRWRLPIVFLFGLVHGLGFASSLDLDEDASWSLLLPLLSFNLGIEATQLLLIALVHPLLTLLRRHSSSRWTLPTLTAPILILSLYWLTTRALL, from the coding sequence ATGCGCTGGTTCTTCGCCCTCCTGTTCGCGGTCCTCCTGGGCGGCGCCCCGGCCTCGGCCCACGACGCGACCACCGAGGCGCACGTTCGGGTGACGGGCTCGGGCGCCGACGCCACGGCCGTCTTCGAACTCGAGTACGACCTCCTCATGAAGTCGGCGTGGCTCTATGCCGAGTCCTACGAGGCGACCGAGAAGGACGAGCAGCTCCGGCAACTCGCCCTCAACCGCGACGCGGTCTTCGAGTACGTGTCGGAGCGCTTCGCCGTCGCCTACGACGACGCGCGCTGCGCCGCCTCCCAGGCGGGTGACGCGGACCTCGTCACGCGCGGCGAGAAGGCCTTCGCGAAGCTGACCCTCGCCTACGACTGCGCCGACGCCCCCGGCGGCCGCCACGCGATCTCCAGCGCCCTGTTCCCCGAGCTCGAGAACTTCGTCCACAGCACGAAGACCCTCGTCACCTATGACCTCGACGGCGTCGCCTCCTCCGCGATCCTCACCGAGACCGACCCGACCGTCCACATCGGCGCCGAGAAGACCGAGGCCCACGTCGGCGAGTTCTTCAGGCTGGGCATCGAGCACCTCCTCCTCGGCCTCGACCACCTCTGCTTCCTGTTCGCCCTCCTCCTGGGCGCCCGCCGCCTCCGCGACATCGTCTACACCGCCACCGCCTTCACCGCGGCCCACAGCATCACGTTCCTCCTGGCCGCCCTCGGCTACGTGACGGCCCCCGCCTCGGTCGTCGAGCCCGTCATCGCCGCCTCCATCGCCATCGTCGCCGTGGCCGACCTCCTCGGCCGCGGAGAGGACCGCCTGGGCCGCTGGCGCCTCCCCATCGTCTTCCTCTTCGGCCTGGTCCACGGTCTGGGCTTCGCCTCCTCCCTGGACCTCGACGAGGACGCCTCCTGGTCCCTCCTTCTCCCCCTCCTCAGCTTCAACCTCGGCATCGAAGCCACCCAGCTCCTCCTCATCGCCCTCGTCCACCCCCTCCTCACCCTGCTCCGCCGCCACTCGTCCTCCCGCTGGACCCTCCCCACCCTCACCGCCCCCATCCTCATCCTGAGCCTCTACTGGCTCACCACCCGCGCTCTCCTCTGA
- a CDS encoding LLM class F420-dependent oxidoreductase, translating into MELRIFTEPQEGATYGDLLAVARQAERLGFGAFFRSDHYQQIAGGGTGAPGSTDAWLTLAALARETSTIRLGTLVTSATFRLPGPLAISVAQVDEMSGGRVELGLGAGWYQAEHESYGIPFPPTGERFARLEEQLAVITGLWRAEGAFDYAGEYYTITGSPALPKPVQAGGPPVIIGGTGPKRTPRLAAAYAAEYNVPFSSVADTGAAFDRVRAAAGGRELVYSAAQVVCCGRDESEIARRAEAIHRDVAELRENGFTGSPAEVVDRIGRFAELGATRLYLQVLDLADLDHLELIASEVMPQL; encoded by the coding sequence ATGGAACTCCGCATCTTCACCGAGCCCCAAGAGGGCGCCACGTACGGCGACCTCCTGGCGGTCGCCCGGCAGGCCGAGCGGCTCGGCTTCGGCGCGTTCTTCCGCTCCGACCACTACCAGCAGATCGCGGGCGGCGGCACCGGCGCGCCCGGTTCCACCGATGCCTGGCTGACGCTGGCGGCGCTGGCCCGCGAGACGTCCACCATCCGGCTCGGCACGCTCGTCACCAGCGCCACCTTCCGGCTCCCCGGCCCGCTGGCCATCAGCGTCGCGCAGGTCGACGAGATGAGCGGCGGACGGGTCGAACTGGGCCTCGGCGCAGGCTGGTACCAGGCAGAGCACGAGTCCTACGGCATCCCGTTCCCGCCCACCGGCGAGCGGTTCGCCCGGCTCGAGGAGCAGCTGGCCGTCATCACCGGCCTGTGGCGCGCGGAAGGCGCCTTCGACTACGCCGGCGAGTACTACACGATCACCGGCTCCCCCGCGCTGCCCAAGCCCGTCCAGGCGGGCGGCCCGCCGGTGATCATCGGCGGCACCGGACCGAAGCGCACCCCGCGGCTGGCCGCCGCGTACGCCGCGGAGTACAACGTCCCGTTCAGCTCCGTCGCGGACACCGGCGCGGCCTTCGACCGGGTGCGCGCCGCCGCCGGAGGGCGCGAACTCGTCTACTCCGCCGCCCAGGTGGTCTGCTGCGGCCGGGACGAGTCCGAGATCGCCCGGCGCGCCGAGGCGATCCACCGCGACGTCGCCGAGCTCCGCGAGAACGGATTCACCGGCAGCCCCGCCGAGGTCGTCGACCGGATCGGGCGGTTCGCCGAACTCGGCGCGACCCGCCTCTACCTCCAGGTACTCGACCTCGCCGACCTCGACCACCTGGAGCTGATCGCCTCGGAGGTCATGCCACAGCTGTAG
- a CDS encoding metallophosphoesterase, producing MKGLHLMQPVRGRGWLRTATAVTTLLAVNLATAAYAAPKPQPTSPSENGTPPVLAPADGAYLEGAQKFTAVPTTADDSVTELAVDGKAIDAAKTVGTSRLSFDVGSNSTEAIYHSYLKVNGAYQVEIGDFVSERATLEIPNEYLVKGENKVEIVVGAIQNSSCGVNYDDFVLTDVGLELLGEVADGEENPYTFSFGDGSCGSSPTLLKQATLTFTVLGDPQRTTGLAADVDTAKLANGEHTITAATASGTEVAHKVTVNNAPAGAPKLTPTDGTLAKGTQSVFAALPAEGSGEVSSLAVDGGEVPAKASLGTGAATFSFDVGANSIDDKFDNYLLVNGKRIDLGGSWVGQRVSIGIPARFLVPGENSIKVVTGDYAESCGANRDDFVISNLELAFADGTVTGRDIQAAYEMGDGACGTSTTFLRDAELKYAIDAPAVTVPQTLGAGEATLGFTVGGNSIEKRYQNHLLVNGQKVLLDDDYVSRHVDFKFPNEYLVPGWNTIDFVTGTWTTTCANRDDFAISGITLTPAKGTAAGRMVKPSYSMGDGTCGSSVNAFTEVDLEFFVDGPAQGRTAELDTTALKDGRHTLAAKSGTGEEATRALFSDNTAPVVTESVPAAGKKITASVVLDLAMDDMSGIATGPEVTLDGAAIELGTLVGPGLKAGEHTLGVTAADGLGNTATREVKFTSAGIPDAPAELSPALGATDVDGSVTLSAKVAEPDGGKVEATFSQAEIVAPDKVYQGSVKELPTTLKVKGEKKAKTDALAPADGRTLASPNSADITYQRFDLKVDKRVDSPVLRWEGAIDPERLAGLRAWNTRTDAWDLLTSSRGAASGNTMLTAVVDEKYIDGKQVHVMVTGEDPFADDIDAGDPNGFADPKDFDFSIVHFTDTQYLSEGAVEQETAEERAVWEAAYGKVVDWVTANKDTRKIAYAAHTGDIIENNIRKPATEAAQQQVVGEFELSSKLMNGLDVAGVPTGVIAGNHDNQSGTEDGPDAIYNKYYGPDRYQNAASGWKHATYGGPWKEGDNQNHYDLFSAGGLDFVVVGLSYGVTRDEAEWADSIFKKYPERNGILLSHDYLAPSTNPDGRGAGFSAPDGSMLYKTVVAQNPNVFLILAGHEHGVGTNVKRQVGAVGNDVVELLADYQFYTVSADRLGLTEIGGYDPADQLQFGASFLRLLQFDVDRSEMIVDTYSPLLNDFGASEFDTLHRYNGTEDNMVLPVDLTTRATGFQTDSLALYEPTKVIGTSAVGSGQVASVTWKKLKADTAYAWFVTARSTGGGVTASEPSVFLTKDEHGKPGHWDENSPMYPWFQHHEGTKKPRRH from the coding sequence ATGAAGGGACTGCACCTGATGCAGCCGGTACGAGGCCGCGGATGGCTACGGACAGCCACTGCGGTCACAACGCTGCTCGCCGTCAATCTGGCGACGGCGGCATATGCGGCCCCCAAACCGCAGCCCACCAGCCCGTCCGAAAACGGGACCCCGCCCGTCCTCGCCCCCGCGGACGGCGCTTACCTCGAAGGCGCCCAGAAGTTCACCGCGGTGCCGACCACGGCCGACGACAGCGTCACCGAACTCGCCGTGGACGGTAAGGCGATCGACGCGGCCAAGACGGTGGGCACGTCCCGTCTGAGCTTCGACGTCGGCTCGAACTCCACCGAGGCCATCTACCACAGCTACCTCAAGGTCAACGGCGCCTACCAGGTGGAGATCGGCGACTTCGTCAGCGAGCGGGCCACGCTGGAGATCCCGAACGAGTACCTCGTCAAGGGCGAGAACAAGGTCGAGATCGTCGTCGGCGCGATCCAGAACAGCTCCTGCGGCGTCAACTACGACGACTTCGTCCTCACCGACGTCGGCCTGGAACTGCTGGGCGAGGTCGCCGACGGCGAGGAGAACCCCTACACGTTCTCCTTCGGCGACGGGAGCTGCGGCAGCAGCCCCACGCTGCTGAAGCAGGCGACGCTCACGTTCACCGTCCTCGGCGACCCGCAGCGCACCACGGGCCTCGCCGCCGACGTGGACACCGCGAAGCTGGCCAACGGCGAGCACACGATCACCGCGGCGACCGCCTCGGGCACCGAGGTCGCGCACAAGGTGACGGTGAACAACGCCCCCGCCGGCGCGCCCAAGCTCACCCCGACAGACGGCACGCTCGCCAAGGGCACCCAGTCGGTGTTCGCCGCCCTGCCCGCCGAGGGCTCCGGCGAGGTCTCCTCGCTCGCCGTCGACGGCGGCGAGGTCCCGGCCAAGGCGAGCCTCGGCACCGGCGCCGCGACGTTCTCCTTCGACGTCGGCGCGAACTCCATCGACGACAAGTTCGACAACTACCTGCTCGTCAACGGCAAGCGGATCGACCTCGGCGGCAGCTGGGTCGGCCAGCGCGTCTCGATCGGGATCCCGGCCCGCTTCCTGGTGCCCGGCGAGAACTCGATCAAGGTCGTCACCGGTGACTACGCCGAATCCTGCGGCGCCAACCGCGACGACTTCGTCATCTCGAACCTGGAGCTGGCCTTCGCCGACGGCACCGTCACCGGCCGGGACATCCAGGCCGCGTACGAGATGGGCGACGGCGCCTGCGGCACCAGCACCACGTTCCTGCGCGACGCCGAGCTGAAGTACGCGATCGACGCTCCGGCGGTGACCGTCCCGCAGACCCTCGGGGCCGGCGAGGCCACCCTCGGCTTCACCGTGGGCGGCAACTCGATCGAGAAGCGCTACCAGAACCACCTGCTGGTCAACGGCCAGAAGGTCCTCCTCGACGACGACTACGTCAGCAGGCACGTCGACTTCAAGTTCCCCAACGAGTACCTCGTGCCCGGGTGGAACACGATCGACTTCGTCACCGGCACCTGGACGACGACCTGCGCCAACCGCGACGACTTCGCCATCTCCGGGATCACGCTGACCCCGGCGAAGGGCACCGCCGCCGGCAGGATGGTCAAGCCGTCCTACAGCATGGGCGACGGAACCTGCGGCAGCAGCGTCAACGCCTTCACCGAGGTCGACCTCGAGTTCTTCGTGGACGGGCCCGCGCAGGGCCGCACGGCGGAACTCGACACCACCGCGCTCAAGGACGGCAGGCACACGCTCGCCGCGAAGTCCGGCACCGGTGAGGAGGCCACCCGCGCGCTGTTCAGCGACAACACCGCGCCGGTCGTCACCGAGAGCGTCCCCGCCGCGGGCAAGAAGATCACCGCCTCGGTGGTCCTGGACCTCGCCATGGACGACATGTCCGGCATCGCCACCGGCCCCGAGGTCACCCTCGACGGCGCGGCCATCGAGCTCGGCACGCTGGTCGGCCCCGGCCTGAAGGCCGGTGAGCACACCCTGGGCGTCACCGCCGCCGACGGCCTGGGCAACACCGCCACGCGCGAGGTCAAGTTCACCTCCGCGGGCATCCCCGACGCCCCGGCCGAGCTGTCCCCGGCGCTCGGCGCCACCGACGTCGACGGCTCCGTGACGCTCTCGGCGAAGGTCGCCGAGCCCGACGGAGGCAAGGTCGAGGCCACGTTCTCGCAGGCCGAGATCGTCGCGCCGGACAAGGTCTACCAGGGCTCGGTGAAGGAACTGCCGACCACCCTGAAGGTCAAGGGCGAGAAGAAGGCCAAGACCGACGCGCTGGCTCCCGCCGACGGCAGGACGCTCGCGTCGCCGAACAGCGCCGACATCACCTACCAGCGGTTCGACCTCAAGGTCGACAAGCGCGTCGACTCCCCGGTCCTGCGCTGGGAAGGCGCCATCGACCCCGAGCGGCTCGCCGGGCTCCGCGCGTGGAACACCAGGACCGACGCGTGGGACCTGCTGACCAGCTCCCGCGGCGCCGCCTCCGGGAACACCATGCTCACCGCCGTCGTCGACGAGAAGTACATCGACGGCAAGCAGGTCCACGTCATGGTGACGGGCGAGGACCCGTTCGCCGACGACATCGACGCCGGAGACCCGAACGGTTTCGCCGACCCGAAGGACTTCGACTTCTCCATCGTCCACTTCACCGACACGCAGTACCTCTCCGAAGGCGCGGTGGAGCAGGAGACCGCTGAGGAGCGCGCTGTCTGGGAGGCCGCCTACGGCAAGGTCGTCGACTGGGTGACCGCGAACAAGGACACCCGGAAGATCGCCTACGCCGCGCACACCGGCGACATCATCGAGAACAACATCCGCAAGCCCGCCACCGAGGCGGCGCAGCAGCAGGTCGTCGGCGAGTTCGAGCTGTCGTCCAAGCTCATGAACGGGCTCGACGTGGCGGGCGTGCCCACCGGCGTCATCGCGGGCAACCACGACAACCAGTCGGGCACCGAGGACGGGCCGGACGCGATCTACAACAAGTACTACGGCCCCGACCGGTACCAGAACGCCGCTTCCGGCTGGAAGCACGCCACGTACGGCGGTCCGTGGAAGGAGGGCGACAACCAGAACCACTACGACCTGTTCTCCGCGGGCGGCCTGGACTTCGTCGTCGTCGGCCTCTCCTACGGCGTCACCCGGGACGAGGCCGAGTGGGCCGACTCCATCTTCAAGAAGTACCCCGAGCGCAACGGCATCCTGCTGTCGCACGACTACCTGGCCCCGAGCACCAACCCCGACGGGCGCGGCGCCGGATTCTCCGCCCCCGACGGCTCGATGCTCTACAAGACCGTCGTCGCGCAGAACCCGAACGTGTTCCTCATCCTCGCCGGGCACGAGCACGGCGTCGGCACCAACGTGAAGCGGCAGGTCGGCGCGGTCGGCAACGACGTCGTCGAGCTGCTGGCCGACTACCAGTTCTACACGGTCTCGGCCGACCGGCTCGGGCTCACCGAGATCGGCGGGTACGACCCCGCCGACCAGCTCCAGTTCGGCGCGAGCTTCCTGCGGCTGCTCCAGTTCGACGTGGACCGGTCGGAGATGATCGTCGACACGTACTCGCCGCTCCTGAACGACTTCGGCGCCTCGGAGTTCGACACGCTCCACCGGTACAACGGCACCGAGGACAACATGGTGCTCCCGGTCGACCTGACCACGCGGGCCACCGGCTTCCAGACGGACTCGCTGGCGCTCTACGAGCCGACGAAGGTCATCGGCACGAGCGCCGTCGGCTCCGGCCAGGTCGCCTCGGTCACCTGGAAGAAGCTCAAGGCCGACACCGCCTACGCCTGGTTCGTCACCGCCCGCTCGACGGGCGGCGGCGTGACGGCGTCCGAGCCGAGCGTCTTCCTCACCAAGGACGAGCACGGCAAGCCGGGCCACTGGGATGAGAACTCCCCGATGTACCCGTGGTTCCAGCACCACGAGGGCACCAAGAAGCCGCGTCGTCACTGA